A single genomic interval of Daucus carota subsp. sativus chromosome 1, DH1 v3.0, whole genome shotgun sequence harbors:
- the LOC108216836 gene encoding uncharacterized protein LOC108216836: MNPNNTPPTNSQNSNPQFPYPYPNPFFPNTQNFNFNSQTPNSQYQFPQSINSQFPFPYPQNSPYQFPFPPFSNPQFETQQSPTQNSPHSQVPAFNNAKFIDLNDDYEEIEDIRESTGQWKWVEDKLLISAWLNVSIDPLVGTDQKADAFWERIQQYCVEENPGVIKRGVVAIRKRWQRINEVYHEIYGQSSRSVPRKSIFRNREAGHQRLENDYFSANPVYPEETFRRRFRMGRHVFLRIVNAMSNFDPYFQQRVDAVGRKGLSPLQKCTAAMRMLAYGISADAVDDYVRIGESTAVECLKKFVSNIIMIFESEYLRKPNSSDVQRLLQMGEARGFPGMMGSIDCMHWQWKNCPKAWKGMFMSGHKGVATIILEAVASSDLWIWHAFFGVAGSNNDINVLERSPVFDDVLEGRAPEVNYFINGNTYSMGYYLTDGIYPEWATFVKTIPRPQSEKRKLFSKYQESQRKDVERVFGVLQSRFAIVRGPARFWDKADLEKIMRACIIMHNMIVEDERDTYATQFGPLPIYDDATNGLSQPNLGEEPFIPYERYIQNTLQMRDKRTHRQLQNDLVEHISQFHNSR; encoded by the exons ATGAATCCAAACAACACTCCTCCTACAAATTCTCAAAATTCAAACCCTCAatttccatatccatatccaaatccttttttcccaaacacacaaaattttaatttcaattctCAAACCCCGAATTCTCAATATCAATTTCCACAATCCATAAATTCTCAATTTCCTTTCCCGTATCCTCAAAATTCTCCATATCAATTTCCATTTCCTCCATTTTCAAACCCACAATTTGAAACACAACAATCACCTACTCAAAATTCCCCACATTCACAAGTGCCTGCATTTAATAATGCAAAATTTATTGATCTTAATGATGATTACGAGGAAATCGAAGATATTCGAGAAAGTACCGGACAGTGGAAGTGGGTTGAAGATAAACTCTTAATAAGTGCATGGTTAAATGTATCAATTGACCCACTGGTCGGTACTGATCAGAAAGCTGATGCGTTTTGGGAACGAATTCAGCAATATTGTGTAGAAGAAAATCCCGGTGTCATCAAAAGAGGAGTTGTGGCTATAAGAAAAAGGTGGCAACGAATAAATGAAG TCTATCATGAAATTTATGGTCAAAGCTCAAGATCCGTGCCTCGAAAAAGTATATTCAGAAACCGTGAAGCAGGGCATCAACGTCTGGAGAATGATTACTTTTCAGCAAATCCGGTATATCCTGAAGAAACATTCCGACGAAGATTTCGTATGGGAAGGCATGTTTTTCTACGTATTGTGAATGCAATGTCAAATTTCGATCCATACTTTCAACAAAGGGTCGATGCTGTGGGAAGAAAAGGTTTATCACCCTTACAGAAATGTACTGCCGCAATGCGTATGTTAGCATATGGAATATCCGCTGACGCTGTTGATGACTACGTTCGTATTGGAGAGAGTACTGCAGTTGAGTGCTTAAAAAAATTTGTCTCAAATATCATCATGATATTTGAAAGTGAATACTTGCGAAAGCCAAACTCCAGTGATGTTCAACGGCTATTACAGATGGGTGAGGCTCGCGGCTTTCCTGGTATGATGGGCAGTATAGATTGCATGCACTGGCAATGGAAAAATTGTCCTAAAGCCTGGAAGGGAATGTTTATGAGTGGTCACAAAGGAGTTGCAACAATTATACTGGAAGCGGTTGCTTCATCTGATCTGTGGATATGGCATGCATTTTTTGGAGTTGCTGGATcaaataatgacataaatgtCTTAGAACGGTCGCCAGTATTTGATGATGTGCTAGAAGGTCGTGCTCCAGAGGTAAATTATTTCATCAACGGAAACACTTATAGCATGGGATACTACTTAACAGATGGAATATATCCTGAATGGGCAACATTCGTTAAAACGATACCACGTCCTcaaagtgagaaaagaaaattattttcaaaatatcaagaaaGCCAGCGAAAAGACGTCGAACGAGTTTTTGGTGTGTTACAGTCTCGTTTCGCAATTGTGCGTGGTCCTGCACGTTTTTGGGACAAAGCAGATCTTGAAAAAATTATGAGAGCATGCATTATAATGCATAATATGATTGTTGAAGACGAGAGAGACACTTATGCCACGCAATTTGGTCCTTTACCAATTTATGATGATGCAACAAATGGTTTATCTCAACCAAATTTAGGTGAAGAACCCTTTATCCCGTATGAAAGGTATATCCAAAATACGTTACAAATGCGTGATAAACGGACACATCGTCAGCTACAAAATGACTTGGTTGAGCACATCTCGCAGTTCCATAATAGTCGTTAG
- the LOC108204874 gene encoding patellin-4 — translation MTVEVIKAEVTVSNQDEKVKVVEEVGDVKKDVEVKPEAVEKSSSFKEESNFVSDLKENEKKALTDLKAKLEEAILGNSLFKKEEVKVVEVVEEAKVEEEEKKDEEKIECVKEEVEEKVEEKEGEKVEEKAQEEGEGSKKAVEKKVLNEWGLKIKGAFKGHNLFKKKSKKEVEEKEKAEEKECEESKPEGEAVVEGKVEEVVELVKTEECEEKKAEAVVEEEAAEVVKTEECEEKKAEVVEEVAEVVKTEECEEKEPEAVVEEVAEVVKAEECEEEKKVEEEVVIVDKDISLWGVPLLPSKADEGTDVVLLKFLRARDFKVNEAFEMLKKTLEWRKEWKIDSILDEDLGSDLSAAAYMSGVDREGHPICYNIFGVLNDEELYQKTFGSEEKRDFFLRWRFQLMERGIQKLELKPSGVTSLLQVTDLKNSPGLAKKEVRLAVKQALGVLQDNYPEFVARNILINVPFWYYAFHAVFSTKLTQRTKSKEVFARPAKVTETLIKYIPVEEIPIQYGGLKRENDYEFSSEDGVASELILKASSTATIEIPAPQTGTTFIWDITVLGWDVKYKEEFIPTEEGSYDIIVQKGKTLSAAEGPVRNTFRNPEAGKIVLTIENCSSKKKKVFYRHKVKKCAI, via the exons ATGACTGTTGAGGTGATTAAGGCTGAGGTTACCGTTTCGAATCAAGATGAGAAGGTGAAGGTTGTGGAGGAGGTTGGTGATGTGAAGAAAGATGTTGAGGTTAAGCCTGAGGCTGTGGAGAAGAGCTCTTCTTTTAAAGAGGAGAGTAACTTTGTGTCTGATTTGAAGGAGAATGAGAAGAAGGCCTTGACTGATTTGAAGGCGAAGCTCGAGGAGGCGATTCTTGGGAATAGTTTGTTTAAGAAGGAGGAGGTTAAGGTTGTGGAAGTTGTGGAGGAGGCAAAGGTGGAAGAAGAGGAGAAGAAGGATGAGGAGAAAATTGAGTGTGTGAAAGAGGAAGTTGAGGAGAAAGTGGAGGAGAAGGAGGGTGAGAAAGTTGAGGAGAAGGCTCAAGAGGAAGGGGAGGGATCGAAAAAGGCTGTGGAGAAGAAGGTTTTGAATGAGTGGGGATTGAAGATCAAAGGGGCTTTTAAGGGGCACAATTTGTTTAAGAAGAAGTCTAAGAAAGAAGTGGAAGAGAAGGAGAAGGCAGAGGAGAAAGAGTGTGAAGAATCAAAGCCCGAGGGAGAAGCCGTAGTTGAGGGGAAAGTGGAAGAAGTGGTGGAATTGGTTAAAACTGAAGAGTGTGAGGAGAAAAAAGCTGAAGCTGTTGTTGAGGAAGAAGCTGCTGAGGTGGTTAAAACTGAAGAATGTGAGGAGAAAAAGGCTGAAGTTGTCGAGGAAGTAGCTGAGGTGGTTAAAACTGAAGAATGCGAGGAGAAAGAGCCTGAAGCAGTCGTTGAGGAAGTAGCTGAGGTGGTCAAGGCtgaagaatgtgaggaagaGAAGAAAGTTGAGGAGGAGGTTGTTATTGTTGATAAGGATATCTCACTTTGGGGAGTTCCACTGTTGCCTAGTAAGGCTGATGAGGGAACTGATGTAGTTCTGTTGAAGTTCTTGAGGGCTAGGGACTTTAAGGTAAATGAGGCCTTTGAGATGCTCAAGAAGACCCTCGAGTGGAGGAAAGAATGGAAGATTGATTCAATCTTGGATGAAGATTTGGGCAGTGATTTGTCAGCAGCCGCATACATGAGCGGTGTTGATCGTGAAGGTCACCCCATCTGTTACAACATCTTTGGAGTGTTGAACGATGAAGAGCTCTACCAAAAGACCTTTGGAAGTGAAGAGAAGCGCGATTTTTTCTTGAGGTGGAGGTTCCAATTGATGGAGAGGGGTATCCAGAAACTTGAGCTTAAGCCCTCTGGTGTGACTTCTCTGCTTCAGGTTACTGATCTCAAAAATTCCCCCGGACTAGCCAAGAAGGAGGTTCGCCTTGCTGTTAAGCAAGCTCTTGGGGTTCTCCAGGATAACTACCCGGAGTTTGTGGCAAGAAAT ATACTAATTAATGTGCCTTTCTGGTACTATGCCTTCCATGCTGTCTTTTCTACTAAGCTAACCCAAAGAACCAAGAGCAAAGAAGTTTTTGCACGCCCTGCCAAGGTCACTGAGACCTTGATCAA GTATATTCCTGTCGAGGAAATTCCCATCCAGTATGGTGGACTCAAGAGAGAAAACGATTATGAGTTTTCATCTGAAGATGGTGTTGCTTCAGAGCTCATCTTAAAGGCTTCATCAACAGCAACAATTGAAATACCTGCACCACAG ACCGGAACTACATTCATCTGGGACATTACAGTTCTGGGCTGGGATGTCAAATACAAGGAGGAATTCATCCCCACAGAAGAAGGCTCATACGACATCATTGTTCAAAAAGGAAAGACTCTGAGTGCGGCTGAAGGACCAGTTCGTAACACTTTCAGGAATCCTGAAGCAGGGAAGATTGTGCTTACTATCGAGAACTGCTCAAGCAAGAAGAAGAAGGTGTTTTACAGACACAAGGTCAAGAAGTGTGCTATATAG
- the LOC108216843 gene encoding berberine bridge enzyme-like 14 produces the protein MALNYFSMVLISTLVLPFLPAAWAQAKPSVSRVFVQCLHRNSLPSHPISQAIYTPENSSYVENLNIYARNLRFCKRDTPKPLAIIAAMHESHVRAAIMCCNKTNLLMRVRSGGHDYEGLSYTANMPFVILDMFNLRSIDIDLEQDTAWVESGALLGELYYRIASMSSTRAFPAGVCPTVGVGGHFSGGGYGTLIRKYGLSVDNIVDAKIMGLDGIVKDRKAMGEDLFWAIRGGGGASFGVILSWKLKLVQVPETVTVFVVDKTTEQGGLADIVYKYQNVVTKLPKDLFLRMELSTIGENKKTIKASFIGFFLGKTKELLELTKNNFPELGLDQHYCTEMKWIESVLYWDGIPKGASINVLLERVWHNKSYTKSKSDFIKNIVPKQGLEFIFAKMVQLGGDIVMQWNPYGGRMDEISENAVPLPQRAGYLFKIQHILYWYESRESHADKYMNESRQFYESMAPYVTRFPREAFLNYRDLDIGENALCNSSYTEAKSYGLKYFKGNFDRLVQVKTRVDPTNFFRNEQSIPPLLV, from the coding sequence ATGGCTTTGAACTACTTCTCTATGGTGTTAATCTCCACTCTTGTTTTGCCTTTTCTCCCAGCTGCATGGGCACAAGCCAAACCCTCAGTTTCACGCGTCTTTGTTCAGTGTCTTCACCGAAATTCTTTGCCGTCTCATCCGATTTCTCAGGCCATTTACACTCCTGAAAACTCATCATATGtcgaaaatttaaatatttatgccCGAAACCTTAGGTTCTGCAAACGTGACACTCCGAAACCTCTGGCTATTATAGCTGCCATGCATGAGTCTCATGTTCGAGCAGCCATCATGTGTTGTAACAAGACTAATTTGTTGATGAGGGTACGGAGTGGCGGGCACGACTACGAGGGCCTGTCGTATACAGCCAACATGCCCTTTGTCATCCTAGACATGTTTAATCTTCGGTCTATTGACATTGATCTGGAACAGGACACTGCATGGGTGGAATCAGGAGCACTTCTTGGTGAATTATATTATCGGATCGCGAGCATGAGCAGTACACGTGCTTTTCCTGCAGGTGTCTGTCCTACAGTAGGCGTGGGAGGGCACTTTAGTGGCGGTGGCTATGGTACATTGATCCGAAAATATGGCCTATCGGTTGATAACATTGTTGATGCCAAAATTATGGGACTTGATGGAATTGTCAAGGACCGAAAGGCCATGGGGGAGGATCTTTTTTGGGCTATTAGAGGAGGTGGAGGTGCTAGCTTCGGAGTTATTTTGTCTTGGAAGCTCAAATTAGTCCAGGTTCCTGAGACTGTCACAGTTTTCGTCGTTGACAAGACAACAGAACAAGGCGGCCTTGCAGATATcgtttataaatatcaaaatgtgGTCACAAAGCTTCCGAAAGATCTGTTTTTAAGGATGGAGCTCTCGACGATCGGGGAAAATAAGAAGACCATTAAGGCCTCATTCATAGGTTTCTTCCTAGGAAAAACCAAAGAGCTGCTTGAGCTAACAAAGAACAATTTCCCGGAGCTTGGATTGGATCAGCATTATTGTACCGAGATGAAATGGATCGAGTCTGTACTATACTGGGACGGAATTCCCAAAGGAGCATCAATTAACGTGTTACTAGAGCGAGTTTGGCACAACAAATCGTACACAAAATCCAAATCGGATTTTATAAAAAACATTGTTCCAAAGCAAGGCCTGGAGTTCATTTTCGCGAAAATGGTACAATTAGGAGGGGACATAGTTATGCAGTGGAATCCATATGGAGGCCGCATGGACGAGATTTCGGAGAATGCAGTTCCATTGCCTCAGAGAGCCGGTTACTTATTCAAGATCCAACACATTTTATACTGGTACGAAAGCAGAGAGAGTCATGCGGACAAATACATGAACGAATCGAGACAATTTTACGAGTCCATGGCTCCGTATGTGACGAGGTTTCCAAGGGAAGCATTTCTCAACTACAGAGATCTTGACATTGGTGAAAATGCTTTGTGCAATTCTAGCTACACAGAAGCAAAATCTTACGGGCTCAAATATTTCAAGGGGAATTTTGATAGATTAGTGCAAGTGAAAACTAGAGTTGATCCTACTAATTTTTTCAGAAATGAACAGAGTATTCCTCCTCTTCTGGTGTAA